Below is a window of Thermococcus sp. DNA.
GCGACGTTATGGGCATTGAGAAGGCCCGCCTCAAGAAGTTTCCGAGGATGGTGAAGAGGGAAAACGCACAGGTTTTGGTTGCCAAGGACGTCTCGACGAGAGGAGATGAGCGCTCCCTGGCACTCTATCGGAAGATGGCGGACTACATAGTCGAGGCGGTAAAGATAATCCCCAAAAACGTCGGGGTTTTTGCAGCTTCTTACGAGGTTCTTCGGGGGCTCCTCTCGGCAAACCTGAAGGTTCGCATTGAGGAAACTGGAAAGGCCGTCTTCGTCGAGAAGCAGGGCGCGTCCTCCCGGGAAAACGATCTTTTGGTTGCCCAGTTTAAGGCCCATGCAAAGGCCAACGGTGCTGTCCTCCTCGGGGTCATGGGTGGGAGGAACAGCGAGGGGCAGGACTACAGCGGGGACGAGATGAACGGGGTGATCCTCGTAGGGATACCCTACGCGAGGCCAACCCCAAGGGTTCAGGCCCAGATAAGGTACTTCGAGAAGAAGTTCCCGGGGAAGGGCCGTTACTACGGCTATTATCTACCAGCCCACAGGAAGCTGGTTCAAGCAGCTGGAAGGGTTCACCGCTCGGCAGAGGAGAGGGGGAGCATAGTTATCCTTGACTACCGCGTCCTCTGGAGGAGCGTGAGGAAGGACCTGCCCGACTGGATGAGGGAAACCATGAGGGCCGTTGATTTGACCAAGATGAGGCTTCACCTTCGTCGCTTCTGGGCCGAAAGATTTAAAAATACCCTACTGGAGGTATAGGTCGAGCGCTCGGGCAGTGCCGGGGTAGCTTAGCCTGGTCAGA
It encodes the following:
- a CDS encoding helicase C-terminal domain-containing protein, with product DVMGIEKARLKKFPRMVKRENAQVLVAKDVSTRGDERSLALYRKMADYIVEAVKIIPKNVGVFAASYEVLRGLLSANLKVRIEETGKAVFVEKQGASSRENDLLVAQFKAHAKANGAVLLGVMGGRNSEGQDYSGDEMNGVILVGIPYARPTPRVQAQIRYFEKKFPGKGRYYGYYLPAHRKLVQAAGRVHRSAEERGSIVILDYRVLWRSVRKDLPDWMRETMRAVDLTKMRLHLRRFWAERFKNTLLEV